AATTGAGGCCGGCGGTGATTTTGAAAGACCTTTATCAAAAATTATCGACGAAATTAACCTTCGTGCAAAGAAATTTTTGGAAGACTCAGGCAAGCACTATTGGGACCTTCTTAAATTTTGTAAGTTAATAATAAAGGATTCGTATCGGCCGGCACCTGAAAGTGTACATAATATAACGGTAATGATAAATTCCACAAAAAACAAAGAAAGATTCGCTGTTTTTGCAAACGGAATGGAGAATTTTGAAAAAATGATTGAACTTTTAAAAAGATATGTTGTTGTAGATATATCGGAGTTAAATGAAAAGGCAGGTAAAAATTATGAAAACAACTCCAAATGAAAAATTATTAAAAAAAGTATTACATGCAGGGAATTGTAAAAAATATGAAGATAAAATTCTTCATCAGGAAAAAGAAATATTTGATTTAAAGCAATTGTTACAAATTTCAAAGAGTTTAAATTCGGTTTTGGAATTTGACCGTCTTATTGAAGCGATATTATATATAGTTATGGCTCAACTAAAAACCCTCGGAGCTGCAATTTTTACAAAAAAGTCCTTTGATGATAACATTTTTGTATTAAATAGAGACCATTACGGTTTTGATATAACTCATGATGTGCAATATTCAATAAATATAGATCATCCGCTTATAAGTTTTTTGGATAAATCCGATTCAGGACACACTCCGGATGAGATAAGTAAAAACATAAAAACGGATAAGATAGTAAAAGACTTATTTAGTCTTAGACCTTCTTTTTTTGTACCTTTAAAGGCAAAAAATAGAATGATAGGCTTTTTGCTCTTAGGCGAGAGGATGGAAAGCACTCATCGATTTACGGATTATGAAAAAAACATTATAGAAAATATAGCCTCCTTAGCTGCTATAGCCATAAATAATTCTCAGCTTTTAGAAATGACAACAACCGACATAATGACTCATCTAAAACTAAA
The DNA window shown above is from Treponema denticola and carries:
- the dgcA gene encoding diguanylate cyclase DgcA, whose translation is MKRQVKIMKTTPNEKLLKKVLHAGNCKKYEDKILHQEKEIFDLKQLLQISKSLNSVLEFDRLIEAILYIVMAQLKTLGAAIFTKKSFDDNIFVLNRDHYGFDITHDVQYSINIDHPLISFLDKSDSGHTPDEISKNIKTDKIVKDLFSLRPSFFVPLKAKNRMIGFLLLGERMESTHRFTDYEKNIIENIASLAAIAINNSQLLEMTTTDIMTHLKLKHYFFTLLMERLYTINSSGEKKETLSILMLDIDFFKNINDTYGHAVGDIVLEEVARIIKSCTRSADTAARYGGEEFVVMLNNTPSDAAMAIAERIRKSIEEKIIMYNGKKINVTISIGVSSYNFDFESAKSIVDRADKALYESKQNGRNSVTLSKNNLPKT